A single window of Ficedula albicollis isolate OC2 chromosome 8, FicAlb1.5, whole genome shotgun sequence DNA harbors:
- the METTL13 gene encoding methyltransferase-like protein 13: MELLPRSPAEFSSARYWDRFFRQRGQRPFEWYGAFPELCPVLYKYVRPRDKVLVVGCGNSELSEQMYDVGMCEDIINVDISDAVIRQMRERSAGTRPRMSYLLMDMLQMDFPDSHFQVVLDKGTLDALLTDEEEATLAKVDQMFAEISRVLQVGGRYLCVSLAQAHVLKKAVEYFSQEGWVVRVHQVASSGDKQQFVLPVFVYVMTKFRKIPGSAAQILEICPEEQDKPMRVESAERLVAAVKDRQHYALLCSQISKTPCREQVSLDLCDKESGKPRYTLHVVDSPSVKPSRDNHFAIFIIPQGRETEWLFGTEEGRRQLAASAGFGRLVTVALHREQHYEGMASIQAELSGKVMELAPPGLPARQQVPFLSVGGDIGVRAVRHCGNSPLSGDFVVEDVRGDGTCYFRRLVFLQNRNVVQSEARLLAPTPFPGQKKRRKDKKKASPTEPAGAIDKSYLCCEHHKAMVAGLCLLGGPDALPGELAVLVVGLGGGSLPLFVHDYFSQARVAVVEIDPSMLEVATRWFGFSQGDRMQVHVSDGLDYVAKLAAEAPAQYDAIMFDVDSKDLTVGMSCPPPAFVEKPFLQKVKTILKPEGVFVLNLVCRDAGLKESVLAALRDVFPLLYGRSIQGEVNEILLCQAGPAGGRGPADRKSCRPGLLEGRQWRGKALPAAGVRGTDGRPTFSLGQPASTQRE, from the exons GTTCTGGTGGTGGGCTGTGGGAACTCGGAGCTGAGCGAGCAGATGTATGACGTGGGCATGTGCGAGGACATCATCAACGTCGACATCAGCGACGCCGTCATCCGCCAGATGCGGGAGCGCAGCGCCGGCACGAGGCCGAGGATGAGCTACCTGCTGATGGACATGCTCCAGATGGACTTCCCTGACAGCCACTTCCAAGTGGTGCTGGACAAAGGCACGCTGGATGCCCTCCTGACCGATGAAGAGGAGGCCACTTTAGCCAAGGTGGACCAGATGTTCGCTGAGATCAGCCGGGTCCTGCAGGTAGGAGGGCGCTACCTCTGCGTCTCCTTGGCTCAAGCCCACGTGCTGAAGAAAGCCGTGGAATACTTCTCCCAGGAAGGCTGGGTCGTGCGTGTCCACCAGGTGGCCAGCAGTGGGGACAAGCAGCAGTTTGTCCTGCCAGTCTTCGTCTATGTCATGACCAAGTTCAGGAAGATccctggctcagcagcacagatccTGGAGATctgccctgaggagcaggacaAGCCGATGCGGGTGGAGAGCGCGGAGcggctggtggcagcagtgaaGGACAGGCAGCATTatgccctgctctgcagccagatAAGCAAAACCCCCTGCAGGGAACAGGTTTCCTTGGATCTGTGTGACAAAGAGAGCGGGAAGCCTCGCTACACGCTGCACGTGGTCGACAGCCCCTCGGTGAAACCTTCCCGGGACAATCACTTTGCCATCTTCATCA TCCCACAGGGCAGAGAAACCGAGTGGCTCTTTGGGACGGAGGAGGGGCGGAGGCAGCTGGCGGCCAGCGCGGGGTTCGGGCGCCTGGTCACggtggccctgcacagggagcagcactaCGAGGGCATGGCCAgcatccaggcagagctgtcgGGGAAGGTGATGGAGCTGGCCCCGCCGGGCCTCCCTGCCCGCCAGCAG gtgccctTCCTGTCCGTGGGAGGGGACATCGGGGTGCGGGCGGTGCGGCACTGTGGCAACAGCCCCCTGAGTGGGGACTTCGTGGTGGAGGACGTCAGGGGAGATGGCACCTGCTACTTCCGCCGCCTCGTCTTCCTCCAGAACAGGAACGTGGTGCAGTCAGAGGCTCGGCTCTTGGCCCCCACGCCTTTCCCAG GCCAGAAGAAGCGGAGGAAGGACAAGAAGAAAGCCAGCCCCACTGAGCCAGCTGGAGCCATCGACAAGAGCTACCTGTGCTGTGAGCACCACAAGGCCATGGTTGcggggctctgcctgctgggggGCCCCGACGCCCTCCCAG gagagctggcagtgctggtggtggGGCTCGGCGGGGGCAGCCTGCCCCTCTTCGTGCACGATTACTTCTCGCAGGCCCGCGTGGCCGTGGTGGAGATCGACCCCTCCATGCTGGAAGTGGCCACACGCTGGTTCGGTTTCtcccagggtgacaggatgCAAGTGCACGTCTCTGATGGCCTGGACTACGTGGCCAAGCTGGCAGCTGAAG ccccagcccagtaTGATGCCATCATGTTTGATGTGGACAGCAAAGACCTCACGGTGGGGATGAGCTGCCCGCCCCCAGCCTTTGTGGAAAAGCCCTTTCTGCAGAAAGTTAAAACCATCCTCAAGCCAGAAG GAGTCTTCGTGCTCAACCTGGTGTGCCGCGACGCCGGGCTGAAGGAATCCGTGCTGGCCGCCCTCAGGGACGTCTTCCCGCTGCTCTACGGCCGCAGCATCCAAGGGGAGGTCAACGagatcctgctgtgccaggcgGGCCCCGCGGGCGGGCGCGGCCCcgcagatcggaagagc TGCCGGCCCGGCCTGCTGGAGGGGCGGCAGTGGCGCGGCAAGGCGCTTCCTGCAGCCGGGGTGAG agggacagatgGGCGTCCTACTTTCTCCCTGGGCCAACCTGCATCTACGCAGAGGGAGTAG